tcacacacattaaacagacATTAATGGAGCCGCTGGGTCACTCTGTCTGCTGGGGGGTTGGGTTCTAGCGTACGGTACTGAGACTGCGCCTGGGGACCTCGCAGGGTGCTGCAGGTTTAACCCTAACGCTGCCCCGTAATGGGAAGGCTCTCAGCCAGAAGAAACTAATAGCGGCTCTTCCAAATTCATCAACTAATTTTCAAAAGAGTGCATTTTGTGTGGCTTAGCAAAGCTCTTTCTCACGTTCCGCTAACTGCCATTTTATATCTatgaatgaatcaatcaatgaaTCCATCAATCAATCCATTTTTGTTGTCCACAAGTTCCAGTTTGATTGCTactgagatatatatatatatacacacaaagatACAAGATATATTTAGACAGATATCTATATATAGATATACAAGATACAACACAtggaaatgaatacattttttatagaGTAGTATTTAAATACAATCAGTAACTACTGTATTTAATGCATCAGCCAACTGAGCAGTTGTtacaatttgaaatataaaattgtcACAGCACTGTGTAAAATAAGTATGATTAATGAAcgtattaataaataaattgtaaataaacagacagcTGTACTGAAGGACACCTGATACCTGGCAACTCTATGTAGTTAGCAAGCTAATTGACCATAATTCATGAAGTGTAGGCCTGTCAGCTACTTCAAAGAATCTGAGACACATGGCTGTACTGACCTGTTCTGACTGAAGCTTTTCAGTGTTGACTTATTCATATAGGAAACTCACTCAGGTGTAGAAGAAATAAGATCTCACTAgatagcaaaaatattttaataggcCTGCAATCCCTGCTtgctaaatatgtttttaagaaTGTTTCTTTCTATGTGGTGAACAAGGCAACATTgtttgttagatttttttttttcaggttgcaaaaacattttcttgcagaaaaaaaggagTGATCATGGACCTGTTTGCAACACAGTGGGAAAGCTTAGCTTGAAGCTTTGTTTTCAACCTTGCTGCAAGGTtgtaaaaagtttaaataagGTCTTTGTGCTACTTGAGGGAAACGCAAGATTGTCTTCATTGTACATTGGAGGGTATGAGGAGAGCTCTAACATAGAGACTCATCGGATAATTGGGGCAAAAATCAGGctgatgtcatttttgtttttattatgtttaatgAAGTGACCTATTTTTAGTTCTGTTTATTATCTAGGACTAACATGTGAATGATACCATCTTATCTTGTGTCTACTTGTGGCAGGGATAAAATTCTTTAAAAGGTTGCTTTTTGTGTCTGTTAAATGGAGGGTTGTTGATAAGTGGAGGTTAGTGGGCACACGGGTGTTCGAGGGCGTTGGACATTGTGGTGcggttggggtgtgggggtggggtttgtaaACAGTCCCAGATTGAGGGGGACAGTATCGGCTGGTGTCTGTCATCACTGCCTCCTACACCCGTGAGTGGGCTTTTCGGTTCCTGCCTCTTTGTCCTCCTGGAATATGGCTGGCTGCCCACGTTATTCTGACTGGGCCTCTGCTGCCCAGTACAGGCAAATGACAAACTCAGATGGGTTGAGTGGTCTGTTCTTAcctttatcattttcttttaaaattatgctTCAATTGCATAACATCCTGTTCAATTAATTCTCAAATCCCCAAACCCAAGTTAACTGAACTGCCGTTCaatttacaaaaacatgcatgtaattAGCTGATTAGTTTTACGATTGATTGACAGGCGAAATCTCACTAGATTGTAAAATGCTGCAAATCATAACATCTGCCTGCAGGGAACTAAGGCTTTAAAAGTGATGCGTAATGAGTAATGAGTGCGATCTACATTAGGATGATTGCAATAGCATAGAAACacttttttacatattttaaagatCATTGCAATACGTGTAAATATAACGGTCATACCCTTTCCTCTGTTCATTTCCCAACATTCGCGGTCATTGCGTTTGTTTCTTGTCAGTGCGGACAAGCACAGAAGTTTTTCTGCAATACATATACGTAAGGTTACGCTTTGAATGTGTCAAGTAGGTCTCGCATTTTCAACGCAAACATTGTGTATTGCGTGTGCACACATCAATAAATGATCAGTACACGAAGTCTGGAGGACTAAACTctaataaatgtatgtaaaattgTATGTGATTTCTGGGATTGGTTTTGCTGCAGGGCTACTTTAACCCAAAAGAAGTATGCTGCTTTTGAATCGTTTACAAATACACGCGCAACAAATTTCCGACCGTAATGTAGCCTACAACGGCTCTCGGTTACAACTGTCCGCTCATGTAGCAGTTCGTCTGAATCGAAACAGGAGCGCCCTCTTGCGGATAGAAAAAACACCCGACATCTGTTGCGCTCGTTTTCGTAGCGGGCTTCAACGGCTGAGAGCTGCTACTCGAAACTGTTTCAGGGTGAATACAGAAACTCAACTGCTGGACAAGCGTCGAGAGGCGAACAAAGAAACTTTCTATGCTTTATAATGGGAGCTGCATCTCGAAGGAAATGCGTTTCTGTTCTGTTGAAAGGACGTAGGTCTGCTGTATTGTTCTGCATAGCCTACCTAATGAAGTCACGAAGGCTGGTCAAAGATCAGTCTTATGTTTTAATGCGAGTACGTGTGTACAAACGAACATAATTATCATTAACATGCATACACCACATACGTaatcttctccttctcttcattattattattattattattattattattattattgttgttgttgttgtcgtttttgttattattattattattgtttttgttattattattattattattattattattgtcgttgttgttagtagtagtagtcatagtAGGCTAGCATTAGTATCATGATGATGGATGATGATCATCAACAACAACCGCATCATGATCATTGTCTATGTCGCTGTTCGCGTTTTCAGTCGAACAGTATTCTCAAACGTGGCCCCAGTAATTTTAGTTAAACAGGAAAAGAGTAGAttgaaatgtactttttcttCGGATTATTAAGTTTAgtgttgttttatgttgtgaATTGTTAATTGAAATGGAATGTTAACCTCGTTTAGCTTCACTTCAGCATTTCTCTATAGGCTTTTCGATAACTTGTAGCCTACTGGCATCGTGACTGACAACTGATCactgattaaaatttttttactttaggtttgcccaaaaacatttccactgttaaaatattaatttatgttaGGAATAAATTCAGTTACGCATATACAGAAGCCTTTTTTATTCGCAATAGAGTATTTTTAATCCGTGCTTTTAGGAGTTGGTCGGCTTTTCAAAACGCTCTGTACAGACTAAAAGGTCTTTATTTCCAGTGTTTTCATCTTCGTGTTTCTGTGGAATAGTAATCCAGCCCAGTTTTCACAGGGGCTGACGCAAAAGTGAGCACCTGCTAACTACTGTCCATCcacaacaccccccacctcaaCTCTCTGACGCGCTGGGGAGGAGTGGCCACGGAGCCCTACATTCCCTATATAAACCCATCCGTCTCACAACACAGACTCAGGAAAGCAACAGTGCTCGACAGCTACTTGTCACAGAAGCCCAGTGAATTAAACGCGATACCAACTTTCACATCGTCAATCTCTCGCAGCATTTACATTACGAAGTTTTAGCCCCAAGGCACATCTTGCAAATATGATCAAGAAAATGACGCCTTCGGAGAACGAGTTCGACATCCCAGCAAAAAACTGTTACAGGATGGTAATTCTGGGTTCAACCAAAGTCGGTAAAACGGCGATCATCTCCCGGTTCCTGAACGAAAGGTTCGACGACCAGTACACACCGACCATTGAAGACTTCCACAGGAAATTCTACAGCATCAGGGGAGACGTTTACCAATTGGACATTCTGGACACTTCTGGAAATCACCCTTTCCCTGCAATGAGGAGGCTGTCCATTCTAACAGGTGAGCTGAGTTTTAAACgaaacaatgcattttagaCAGATAAAGCAAAGTAGcctaaattattttcttgaacCGTAATTGCTCGTGCGCGGTTAAAATAACACTTCGCAATTCTACTGTGAACAAGTAAAAATGCACGAGCGTTCTGTCTTATTTGAACATGTGTAGCCTTTATAACCACCTAATATTTATTTGACACTAAAATGTATTCGCTTTCTGTCTTGCAGGTGATGTCTTTATCCTGGTATTCAGCCTGGACAACAGAGACTCCTTCCAGGAGGTCCAGCGTCTGAAGCAACAGATCTTCGAGACCAAATCCTGCCTGAAAAACAAGACCAAAGAGAACGTAGACGTTCCCTTGGTGATCTGTGGAAACAAAGGCGACCGTGAGTTCTACAGAGAGGTCCAAGAGGATGAGATCCAGCAGCTAGTGGCAGGCGACGACCAGTGCGCCTACTTCGAGATCTCGGCGAAAAGGAACACTAACGTGGACCGCATGTTTCAGACACTTTTCACCATGGCGAAACTGCCGAACGAAATGAGCCCAGACTTGCACCGGAAAGTTTCGGTGCAGTACTCCGACATGCTGCACAGAAAGTCTTTCAGAAGCAAGAAGCTTAAAGACGGAGATGCATACGGCATCGTTGCGCCGTTCGCCAGGCGTCCAAGCGTGCACAGTGACTTGATGTACATAAGAGAAAAGGCCATCGGCGGTGGCCAGGCGAAAGATAAAGAGCGCTGTGTCATCTGCTAAGAACTGTTCTGCGAGTGTGCAGGAGAACTACTACAATGACATGTGAGCGCAACTGCAGTTGTTGCTCGTCGCCCTGCGTGGAAGTCCAGCGGCAAGAGACCCTGAGAGCTTTGACAGGAGCTGTTCGTCACGGTCCTGAATCGTGAGGCTTCGCGACGAGGAAACATGTTATGTTTGCGACCTTTTTTCTGCGGCGTCTTAGCACTACATACATAGTGATGTGTCTTCAGAGAACCGGGACTGAGCTGTTCATTTCAACAACACGCTAAGAAGTCTGTGTTTAAGAGTACTTTGCAGAAAGGTGGAAAAGACATTCGAGCTGTGGGGAGGAATAGACCTACtgatgtttacattttgttatattttataacagatcattttgaatgtttgttttgaaatgaacaaattatattgtgaatgtatatttattatCACGTCAGCGTTTACGTTTtcgagaaaaaagaaaagtattaaaaaagaaatcctaAAACGTAACCCTTgcctcctgtttctgtgtgcatgcgtgataTGTTATAAATGAATGGCAAACTGCTAACACACAACATATTGCTAATGTCTTGTCGAATCCTGAGTACTTATTCCAGAATAACGGAAAATAGGCTTTGTAACCACCAATCAGGTCATACTGATTTTCAGTTGCAATAGTTTACATACagcatacatttataaaagttattttcaaaGAGTGCATATGTAGAGAGCTCATCTGCAACCACTGAAAATGGTGAGAGTTTGGTGCCATAAATCAATCCCACATATTCCGCCAAATTAATCAATGACTGACCTAACATGCAACCCCCCCGTAaatcttttaaaactttttcccGCGTCACACGTTACATTCACATCACCCTGAGAAAAGGCACGAGAGACGTGTCTGCTCTGCACACTCCCGGTTCATGGTAAACCAAACAAAGGGGGCATACAATGGTAGTGCTTCTCACAGGGTGAGAATGCGCTCGTAGATCACAAAGTGATCTCCAAAGCGCTTTCCACGTTGGGTGGGAATGTTCTCTGACTGATAGGCTCTGACGTAGGATGAAAATTGTGCTTCTCCAGATGTCTTTTGAGATGCTATCTTGAATTGCAACACAGACATGCGCcgctgcatgcatgcatgcacatgcaaagcATGTGGATACAatagtggaaaaaaatacaatagtTTATTCTTGCTGCATTTCAGAAGAAAAGCAACTGAATAGCCCTGTTTgcacttacatttttaaaatataacaatacAACTATTAGTGTATATAAAAGATAGAAGAGACTGTAGCAGCTCAATTAAAGCTAAATTTGTTGTATGTGTAGCTATGTTGGACAAGTTTATGATATTTTTagaaagcattttgttttttgggccTGACTAACACTCTCTGTCCAAGCGCAAATTGCAATGCTATAACTTTAAAAGAGTGTACAAATCAAACAGTCTACAAATTTATTCAGTATCCTGTCACCTCCAATTTGAATGCGAAGATTGAATGTCTTCATCACCGAAACGCCATTAACTGAAGTAATAGTCTTAGTACGCACAGTAATATGCTAACCTGGAACCTATCAATATTTGCCATAAACTTGGTCTCAGCCGAATGCAAATGTTAGTCTTTACCTTCACCAACAGCTTGACAAGTTCAGTaatcaccaaaatgaactgCCAAAATTAGATGTGAACACATTCAtttcagctgaaaataaaatttaagcaCAAATGTTGATTTGACAGAGGCCGCTGTTCAGGTAAAGGTGCAGTCAACTGGTCTGCCTCTTTTGTGATATTTTCTGCTTTAATTTGGCAACACTCTGAGGTTGGCCTCAGACAGCATTATTACATTTGGAAAATATGTGGGCATGGGAAAAGTAGTTGCTGACACTTGTAGAACGAATGTAGTAGAACCTCAGAACTTTCTTTCATCCTCACTATATATGAattattgtctgtgtgtgagtgtgtgtgtgtgtgtgtgtgtctgacaaCAATGAACAGAATAAGTGCTGCTCCCCATTCAACATCCTCTCATTTCGAGCGAAACATGAACTGCCACGCCCACCCCGATTGAGAGAGTGTACAGTAAACAATGCTGTCTTCAAAAAAAGTCCAGTATCCataacagaaacaggaaagacTTGGACCAACCACCACAAACAGtgaaggttatttttttttacaagaaattactcaaacattgtgttttttttttggcttgggAGATTCCCCTTTTCAGGCCAATTTAAAAACGGCTTACTCAGCACATTTTGGTTCTTATGGCTGAACCTTATTGATACCTCTCAGCTTTTCTTCAAGGGTTCTTTCTCAAGGGTTCAAAAGCAGTTCAGTACTTGGAACTCAAACCTGGTTGGTTAAAAGAAAACCATTCTCCTTAACCGATGTGCCATATGACACACAGGTCATGACTCACCTAAAGATTGTGCAAAAAAATTGGTAATTATATCacagcaaatactttttctctGCAAGTACTCTTACAGAATACATACATATGGTTCCTATTgaacttatttttgtttgagttgaatgtacactgtacattttactgtgtacaataGAGGGAAGGgaaacctgcaaaaaaaaaaaaaaaagggggggcaGGCAAACGGATCGctagttgtatttttttattgctcagggagagaaggaggaagagaggagtgGGAATGGTTGTGTCATGAGGCGACGCCGGCTTCCTGCCTGTTTCTGCAGAATTGCGCACTCACCTTTCGATTCCACCTATAAACCCAAAACCGCTGACTTGCCCTACTTACGGGAACAGCAGGCAGTGGCGAGGAAAGATGGGTCAGCGTGAGTCACTCTGTTCGAACGGCGTCAGCCCGCTTTGCTCTGAATGACACCAAACGCGTCTCACCGCCGATATCATGATGTAAGATAGGGCCACCCGCCATGGTCATAATAATACCATAGCTGGGATCTGTTACCTtacctcctctgtctctctggggACCTCTAAAGACAGGAAGTTGGCCTATAAAGAAAGGAAATTGTCCTTACCTGCTCACTCTGCCCCTGACCTAGTTTCCACGTTGCCTCGTTTATATTCCTTCATTTGAATAACGTACTGTGGGCTGTTTTCTGCGTCTACAGCATCGTATGAATGCGGCCCAGCATAAAACGACCgaattgtgaaataaaaccGCAATCTGATTTAATGTACAATAGCAGGTTTGGCAGACATGTTTGTTTTCCAAACTGGTTTGCTCTGGAAAGCAGTACACTGACCCAGAGGAGCACAGCCTGCAAGCCACAACAGCTGGGAAAGTCTATGTAAACCTTTCACCACTGGTCTCACGCCAAGGTGACCCTAGTCCTCCTGAAAGGTCacgaggggtgtgtgtgtgtgtgtgtgtgtgtgagtgagagagagagttggttTTAGAGCTTGTATGATATAAGACAAATATAGTATTGATGTACACAACCTGTGGTGCGAT
This genomic window from Anguilla rostrata isolate EN2019 chromosome 17, ASM1855537v3, whole genome shotgun sequence contains:
- the LOC135243714 gene encoding dexamethasone-induced Ras-related protein 1-like, which produces MIKKMTPSENEFDIPAKNCYRMVILGSTKVGKTAIISRFLNERFDDQYTPTIEDFHRKFYSIRGDVYQLDILDTSGNHPFPAMRRLSILTGDVFILVFSLDNRDSFQEVQRLKQQIFETKSCLKNKTKENVDVPLVICGNKGDREFYREVQEDEIQQLVAGDDQCAYFEISAKRNTNVDRMFQTLFTMAKLPNEMSPDLHRKVSVQYSDMLHRKSFRSKKLKDGDAYGIVAPFARRPSVHSDLMYIREKAIGGGQAKDKERCVIC